A single window of Metallosphaera hakonensis JCM 8857 = DSM 7519 DNA harbors:
- a CDS encoding ParA family protein, which translates to MIRFSVLGFKGGVGKSTIAFLLAKELARKYKVLLVDRDNVNTISNLFGIRDGLINALEEERPGSYMVTIGNLRVLNLTALFPRYLPSLERIVPEYKRVIGDADILITDNPPNLDEICELEFKAYRLATGEAHCNSVFVTTPGIALRLTLTHMNEVPKILRTWVPDLAYAKLTALVINMVKGEVGDIPVERKVIIPFKNDLFYSGLRIGTELVEIDQLVKYAEEAIENNNSGK; encoded by the coding sequence ATGATCAGGTTCTCGGTCTTAGGATTTAAGGGAGGGGTTGGAAAATCTACCATTGCATTTCTACTGGCTAAAGAGTTGGCGAGAAAATACAAGGTGCTGTTGGTAGATAGAGATAACGTAAACACCATAAGTAATTTATTTGGCATAAGGGACGGACTAATCAACGCTTTAGAGGAAGAGAGGCCAGGAAGCTATATGGTAACTATAGGTAATCTGAGAGTCCTGAATCTAACTGCGTTATTTCCAAGATACCTTCCTTCTTTAGAACGCATAGTACCGGAGTACAAGAGAGTTATAGGCGACGCAGACATTTTAATAACAGATAATCCTCCTAACCTCGACGAAATTTGTGAACTCGAGTTCAAGGCGTATAGGCTAGCCACAGGAGAGGCCCATTGTAATAGTGTCTTTGTCACAACACCTGGAATAGCCCTCAGGTTAACCCTGACTCATATGAACGAAGTCCCCAAGATACTTAGAACATGGGTACCCGATTTGGCCTATGCTAAACTTACGGCCCTTGTAATTAATATGGTTAAGGGTGAGGTTGGGGACATTCCTGTGGAGAGGAAGGTAATTATACCCTTCAAGAACGATCTTTTCTACTCGGGTTTGAGGATAGGAACTGAACTAGTAGAGATCGACCAATTGGTTAAATACGCTGAAGAGGCCATAGAGAACAATAATAGTGGCAAATGA
- a CDS encoding RidA family protein: MKEVIFSGQAPRPIGPYSQAIMADKILFVSGQIPIDPKTNELVKGGIEEQTRQVMENLKEILKSANMSFDHVTMSFVYLKNMSDFTKFNEIYSTYFREKAPARVTVQVGDLPRGALIEIALIAYRF; encoded by the coding sequence ATGAAAGAAGTTATCTTTTCCGGGCAGGCACCTCGGCCTATCGGGCCCTATTCTCAGGCCATTATGGCAGATAAGATATTATTTGTTTCAGGACAAATACCCATTGATCCCAAGACCAACGAGTTGGTGAAGGGAGGAATAGAGGAGCAAACCAGACAAGTTATGGAAAATCTAAAGGAGATCCTGAAGTCTGCTAATATGAGCTTCGACCACGTAACCATGAGCTTCGTTTACCTCAAGAACATGTCGGACTTTACCAAATTCAATGAAATCTATTCAACATACTTTAGGGAAAAGGCACCGGCTCGCGTTACAGTCCAGGTCGGAGATTTACCTAGAGGAGCTCTAATTGAAATAGCCTTAATAGCGTATAGGTTCTGA